The following are encoded in a window of Polycladomyces subterraneus genomic DNA:
- a CDS encoding cell division protein SepF: MSFIQRVMNFFGITEDDVVEYHEEDAESVLTRERGGHVVSLHTQKNIRVMLIEPRTYEDAQEIADNIKSHRPVVVNLQRVSKDQAVRIVDFLSGTVYALGGNIQKLGPNIFMCTPANVDVQGTISDLVSDDAKELLR; this comes from the coding sequence TTGAGTTTCATCCAACGGGTGATGAACTTTTTCGGGATCACAGAGGATGATGTGGTGGAATACCATGAGGAGGACGCCGAGTCGGTATTGACAAGGGAACGTGGCGGGCATGTGGTATCGTTGCACACCCAGAAAAACATCCGTGTGATGCTGATAGAACCCCGCACCTACGAAGATGCTCAAGAAATCGCCGACAATATCAAAAGCCATCGCCCGGTCGTCGTCAATTTGCAGCGCGTGAGCAAGGATCAAGCTGTCCGGATTGTGGACTTTTTGAGCGGAACGGTGTATGCACTGGGTGGGAACATCCAAAAATTGGGCCCCAACATCTTTATGTGCACACCGGCCAATGTAGACGTGCAAGGAACCATATCGGATTTGGTATCCGATGACGCCAAAGAACTGCTGAGGTGA
- the sigG gene encoding RNA polymerase sporulation sigma factor SigG yields the protein MARNKVEICGVDTSKLPVLTNQEMRVLFRQLQAGDRSAREKLVNGNLRLVLSVIQRFNNRGENVDDLFQVGCIGMMKAIDNFDLGQNVKFSTYAVPMIIGEIRRYLRDNNPIRVSRSLRDIAFKALHVRDTLTNRHSREPTVQEIAEELNVPKEDVVFALDAIQDPVSLFEPIYQDGGDPIYVMDQLSDDKEKDFKWVEEIALREAMNKLNEREKLILSMRFFEGKTQMEVADEIGISQAQVSRLEKAAIHQMQKFVQ from the coding sequence ATGGCGCGGAACAAGGTAGAAATCTGCGGAGTGGATACATCCAAACTACCGGTATTAACCAACCAGGAGATGCGTGTACTGTTTCGGCAGTTACAGGCTGGGGATCGATCCGCCAGGGAGAAGTTGGTAAACGGCAATCTCCGTTTGGTACTCAGTGTGATCCAACGATTCAACAACCGGGGAGAAAATGTGGATGATCTGTTTCAGGTCGGTTGCATCGGCATGATGAAGGCCATTGACAATTTCGATCTCGGACAAAACGTCAAATTTTCCACGTACGCCGTTCCGATGATCATCGGTGAAATTCGCCGCTACTTGCGGGACAATAATCCCATTCGCGTGTCGCGCTCTCTACGGGATATCGCGTTCAAAGCGCTGCACGTAAGGGATACGCTCACCAACCGGCATTCCCGTGAACCTACTGTACAGGAGATTGCGGAAGAGCTGAACGTACCCAAGGAAGACGTGGTATTTGCACTTGATGCGATTCAGGACCCGGTGTCATTGTTTGAACCTATTTATCAGGACGGCGGAGATCCAATCTATGTGATGGATCAGTTGAGTGACGACAAGGAGAAGGATTTCAAATGGGTGGAGGAGATCGCCCTCCGCGAAGCGATGAACAAGTTGAACGAACGGGAAAAATTGATTTTGTCCATGCGTTTTTTTGAGGGGAAAACCCAGATGGAAGTGGCCGATGAGATCGGAATTTCCCAAGCACAGGTCTCTCGACTGGAAAAAGCCGCTATTCATCAGATGCAAAAATTTGTCCAATGA
- the sigE gene encoding RNA polymerase sporulation sigma factor SigE, with amino-acid sequence MWVKWKLVLQLFWYRLLMQIGLKGEEVYYIGGSEALPPPLTREEEEHLLERLPGGDAAVRAMLIERNLRLVVYIARKFENTGIHIEDLVSIGTIGLIKAVNTFDPGKKIKLATYASRCIENEILMFLRRNNKIRSEVSFDEPLNTDWDGNELLLSDVMGTENDTIYRNIEEQVDRKILRAALAKLSERERTIMELRFGLNGGEEKTQKDVADLLGISQSYISRLEKRIIKRLRKEFNKMI; translated from the coding sequence ATGTGGGTCAAGTGGAAGCTGGTATTGCAACTGTTTTGGTACCGGTTGCTGATGCAGATTGGCCTAAAGGGGGAAGAAGTCTATTATATCGGCGGAAGTGAAGCACTGCCACCGCCGCTTACACGGGAAGAGGAAGAGCATCTGCTAGAGCGTCTACCAGGGGGAGATGCTGCCGTCCGCGCCATGCTGATCGAGCGGAATCTCCGGTTGGTGGTTTACATTGCTCGCAAATTCGAGAACACAGGCATTCATATTGAGGATCTGGTATCCATCGGCACAATCGGTTTGATCAAGGCAGTCAACACATTCGATCCGGGAAAAAAGATCAAACTGGCCACCTATGCCTCACGATGCATTGAGAACGAGATTCTCATGTTTTTGCGGCGTAACAACAAGATCCGTTCGGAAGTATCCTTCGACGAGCCTTTGAATACGGACTGGGACGGCAACGAGTTGCTGTTGTCCGATGTGATGGGAACGGAGAATGACACGATCTACCGAAACATTGAAGAACAAGTGGACAGGAAAATTTTGCGTGCCGCCTTGGCCAAGTTGTCCGAACGGGAACGAACGATCATGGAGCTCCGCTTTGGACTCAATGGAGGAGAGGAGAAAACGCAAAAGGACGTGGCCGATCTCTTGGGTATTTCGCAATCTTACATCTCACGGCTGGAAAAGCGGATTATCAAGCGGCTACGAAAAGAATTTAATAAAATGATTTGA
- a CDS encoding YggS family pyridoxal phosphate-dependent enzyme, which yields MDRETGRERWLMDELRQRWEQIRETIATACARVGRDPNEVRVVAVTKYVDLDTTRAVLDAGIEDIGESRAQEAVPKYEALEGRGVWHFIGHLQRNKVKDVISRFTYIHSLDRYSLAKEIQSRAEKADKQVKCFIQVNVSGEESKHGIAPEELTDFAREVVETCPRIQVVGLMTMAPKTDQPEEVRPFFRRLKQLQVELQKLGDTRLKVPHLSMGMSQDYPIAVEEGATFLRLGSVLVGRQK from the coding sequence ATGGATCGTGAAACGGGACGGGAGAGATGGCTGATGGACGAGTTGCGGCAACGTTGGGAACAGATCAGGGAAACCATTGCTACCGCTTGCGCCCGGGTTGGTCGTGACCCCAACGAAGTGCGCGTGGTCGCGGTCACCAAATATGTGGATTTGGACACCACCCGTGCAGTATTGGATGCGGGAATCGAAGACATCGGCGAAAGCCGGGCGCAGGAAGCCGTACCCAAATATGAAGCGCTTGAAGGTCGGGGAGTGTGGCATTTCATCGGTCACCTGCAACGGAACAAGGTGAAGGACGTCATCAGTCGATTTACATATATTCATTCCCTCGACCGATATTCGCTGGCGAAGGAGATCCAGTCCCGCGCAGAAAAAGCGGACAAGCAGGTGAAGTGCTTCATCCAGGTCAATGTGTCCGGTGAAGAGAGCAAGCACGGTATCGCACCTGAGGAGTTGACGGATTTCGCCCGCGAAGTGGTGGAGACATGTCCTCGTATTCAAGTTGTGGGATTGATGACAATGGCGCCTAAAACGGATCAACCCGAGGAGGTCCGTCCGTTTTTCCGGCGATTGAAACAGTTACAGGTCGAGTTGCAAAAGCTCGGGGACACCCGATTGAAGGTCCCGCATTTGTCCATGGGCATGTCGCAGGACTATCCCATCGCCGTCGAAGAAGGCGCAACATTCCTGCGTCTGGGATCGGTGTTGGTGGGGCGGCAGAAGTAA
- the pgeF gene encoding peptidoglycan editing factor PgeF, whose product MEPFQFHDGAGVPCFFLSKWEKEFPHLSVGMSARGSGKNYALHVEDDPDRVIVNRKALAKALNLPFSWWTCGEQVHGVAIREVRAEDRGRGSDSRQTAFADTDGLVTKSSGVWLTSFYADCVPLIFYSPDADVIGIAHAGWRGTVGGIGPRMVRRMVQMGADVGRIRAAIAPSIGGCCYEVEDRVANALLEVLPSVSNDILKPTQSGKWKLDLRLANREMLLLEGILPEHVELTHWCTSCHPEYFFSYRRDKGKTGRMVAWIVKRDGRDG is encoded by the coding sequence ATGGAACCATTTCAGTTTCACGATGGTGCTGGCGTTCCCTGCTTTTTCCTTTCCAAGTGGGAAAAGGAATTTCCTCACCTGTCGGTAGGGATGAGCGCCAGAGGAAGTGGCAAAAATTATGCTCTCCACGTGGAGGATGATCCCGATCGTGTCATCGTCAATCGAAAAGCGTTGGCGAAGGCGTTGAATCTGCCGTTTTCGTGGTGGACCTGCGGTGAACAAGTCCATGGCGTGGCCATCCGGGAAGTTCGTGCAGAGGATCGGGGACGTGGAAGTGATTCCCGCCAAACGGCCTTCGCTGATACGGATGGCTTGGTGACCAAGTCGTCCGGTGTTTGGTTGACTTCTTTTTATGCCGATTGTGTACCACTGATTTTCTACAGCCCTGATGCCGACGTGATCGGCATCGCCCATGCGGGGTGGCGTGGTACAGTGGGCGGGATCGGCCCGCGGATGGTGCGTCGTATGGTGCAGATGGGAGCCGATGTCGGCCGTATCCGCGCAGCGATTGCACCGTCGATCGGGGGGTGTTGTTACGAAGTGGAGGATCGGGTGGCCAATGCTTTGCTGGAAGTTTTGCCATCCGTGTCCAATGACATCTTGAAACCGACTCAATCCGGAAAATGGAAGTTGGATTTGCGATTGGCCAATCGGGAAATGTTGCTTTTGGAAGGAATTCTGCCGGAGCATGTGGAATTGACGCATTGGTGCACCAGCTGTCATCCAGAATATTTTTTTTCGTACCGGCGTGATAAAGGAAAAACAGGACGCATGGTGGCATGGATCGTGAAACGGGACGGGAGAGATGGCTGA
- a CDS encoding YlmC/YmxH family sporulation protein translates to MIKISELQAKDVVNVQDGQKLGQIHDVEIDLKMGQIKAIVVPAESRLFGLFSGGKEWVIPWRQIVKIGTDVILVRLHSTTSPHEYYDNPSSSQPPFLPPSPED, encoded by the coding sequence GTGATCAAAATCTCCGAGTTGCAGGCCAAAGATGTGGTAAATGTTCAGGACGGACAAAAACTGGGGCAAATCCACGATGTGGAGATCGATTTGAAGATGGGTCAGATTAAGGCGATTGTGGTGCCGGCGGAAAGCCGGCTGTTCGGTCTTTTTTCCGGAGGGAAAGAGTGGGTCATTCCATGGCGGCAAATCGTGAAAATCGGAACGGACGTCATCTTGGTGCGATTACATTCCACCACGTCACCCCACGAATATTATGACAACCCCTCTTCTTCACAGCCGCCGTTTTTGCCACCGTCACCTGAGGATTGA
- a CDS encoding YggT family protein — protein sequence MNAVYELVHWGFYLYYILIIIYILLSWVPQARETPIAYFLARLVEPYLSIFRNLIPPFGMLDISPIVALIALHFMEYGVFYILSLVIGWLT from the coding sequence ATGAACGCAGTGTATGAGTTGGTTCATTGGGGTTTTTACCTCTACTATATCCTGATCATCATTTATATTTTGCTCTCGTGGGTTCCCCAAGCGCGAGAGACGCCGATCGCTTATTTTTTGGCACGGTTGGTGGAGCCGTACCTGTCCATTTTCAGAAATTTGATCCCTCCCTTTGGCATGTTGGACATCTCCCCGATCGTGGCCCTGATCGCGCTCCATTTCATGGAGTACGGCGTTTTCTACATCCTGAGCTTGGTGATCGGCTGGCTGACATGA